AATTTTTCCAGCTCTGCCGCGTACTGTTCGTCGGTGGCCTCGGGGTTGGCCCGGCGCCATTGTTTTGCCAGGGAGTCCGGATTGCCGCCCAAAAGGATGTCGGTGCCGCGGCCGGCCATGTTGGTGGCGATGGTGATGGTGCTCTTGCGGCCGGCCTGAGCCACGATCTCGGCCTCGCGTTCGTGCTGTTTGGCGTTCAAAACGTTATGGGGGATTCCCTGCCGTTTGAGCAATTCCGAAAGCACCTCGGACTTTTCGATGGAGATGGTGCCCACCAGGCAGGGCTGACCGCTGGCGTAATGCTCCTTGATGTCCTCGATGACCGCCGTGAACTTCTCCATTTCCGTCTTGTAGATCACGTCCGGAAAGTCCGGGCGCAGGAGCGGCCGGTTGGTCGGGATGACCATGACTTCCAGCTTGTAGATCTTGTTGAACTCCTCGGCCTCGGTGTCGGCGGTGCCGGTCATGCCGGAGAGTTTCTTGTACATGCGGAAATAGTTCTGGAAGGTGATGGTGGCCAGGGTCTGGTTCTCGTTTTCGATCTTGACCCCTTCCTTGGCCTCGATGGCCTGGTGCAGGCCGTCGGACCAACGGCGGCCCGGCATGAGGCGCCCGGTGAACTCGTCCACGATCATCACCTCGCCGTCCTTGACCACATAATCCACATCGCGCTTGTACATGGCGTGGGCCCGCAAGGCCTGCTGGACGTGATGCAGCGACTCGATGTTGCGCGGGTCGTACAGGTTGTCGATTTTGAGCAGCTTTTCGACCTTCAGGACGCCCTGCTCGGTGAGGGTGGCGCTCTTGGCCTTCTCGTCGATGGTGAAATCGCCGGTGTACTGTTTGCGCTTGCCCGAGAGGGTGTTGGCCTCGACATCCTTCGCCTCGCCCTGTTGCAACATCGGGATGATGCGGTCGATGATGTAATACTTGTCGGTGGATTCCTCCGTCGGACCGGAGATGATCAGCGGTGTCCTCGCCTCGTCGATCAGGATCGAGTCGACCTCGTCAACGATGGCGTAGTTGAAACCCCGCTGGACGTAGTCATCCAGGTCGAACTTCATGTTGTCCCGCAGGTAATCGAAGCCGAATTCGTTGTTGGTCCCATAGGTGATGTCGGCGGCGTAGTTGTCGCGGCGTTCTTCGTCTTCCAGGCCGTGGACGATCACGCCGACCGTGAGCCCCAGGAAGCCGTACAGTAGGCCCATCCATTCGGCGTCGCGCTTTGCCAGGTAGTCGTTGACGGTGACGACGTGCACGCCCTTGCCGGAGATGGCGTTCAGATAGGCGGGCAGGGTGGCCACCAGGGTCTTTCCCTCGCCGGTCTTCATCTCGGCAATCTTGCCGGAGTGCAGCACCATGCCGCCGATCAGCTGTACGTCGAAATGGCGCATTCCCAGCACCCGCTTGCCCGCCTCGCGGCAGACGGCAAA
The genomic region above belongs to Oryzomonas sagensis and contains:
- the secA gene encoding preprotein translocase subunit SecA: MLGSLIKKIVGSKNERELKKLWPIVTKINEMESSVATLSDEQLRGKTAEFKERHAKGESLDALLPEAFAVCREAGKRVLGMRHFDVQLIGGMVLHSGKIAEMKTGEGKTLVATLPAYLNAISGKGVHVVTVNDYLAKRDAEWMGLLYGFLGLTVGVIVHGLEDEERRDNYAADITYGTNNEFGFDYLRDNMKFDLDDYVQRGFNYAIVDEVDSILIDEARTPLIISGPTEESTDKYYIIDRIIPMLQQGEAKDVEANTLSGKRKQYTGDFTIDEKAKSATLTEQGVLKVEKLLKIDNLYDPRNIESLHHVQQALRAHAMYKRDVDYVVKDGEVMIVDEFTGRLMPGRRWSDGLHQAIEAKEGVKIENENQTLATITFQNYFRMYKKLSGMTGTADTEAEEFNKIYKLEVMVIPTNRPLLRPDFPDVIYKTEMEKFTAVIEDIKEHYASGQPCLVGTISIEKSEVLSELLKRQGIPHNVLNAKQHEREAEIVAQAGRKSTITIATNMAGRGTDILLGGNPDSLAKQWRRANPEATDEQYAAELEKFRTQCAAEHDEVVKLGGLHILGTERHESRRIDNQLRGRSGRQGDPGSSKFYLSLQDDLLRIFGSERVAKIMDLLKIEEGEAITHTMITKSIENAQKKVEAHNFEIRKNLIEYDDVMNKQREVIYTQRREILAGQDIRDSFLDMLDETIEDIAATYCIEKMPANEWDWQAIGELVFKCFNLHLDLPEETLPRLNPANFQETLKEQAHAIFQAKVGELGDELTDHLIKVMMLQAIDNHWKDHLLNIDHLKEGIGLRGYGQKDPKQEYKREAYNLFMEMIVRIREEVVERIYWVQVNHEDEIQEIAEEQRTQKLVFNISGDEDRHQEPAKSAKVAGRNDPCPCGSGKKYKKCCGK